The proteins below are encoded in one region of Phaseolus vulgaris cultivar G19833 chromosome 1, P. vulgaris v2.0, whole genome shotgun sequence:
- the LOC137815710 gene encoding uncharacterized protein, protein MAMDWFISLPEGHITSFAHLSRLFREQYLANRAPAPVSYDLFDVKQYQGETLMEYISRFGAQVVKVGTTDEPMIVYAFRKGVRPRSFSKSLNRSRPKTFAEVRRRAVEHIASKGEAYEKCTTAAPARPRAQIRTQPARVHEAATKRRNPDRKHTYETRRTQPRGRAEGRREGNRPLRHNFVVELKDLIVVPNIADRLRPPVKSDKVLGPHKETWCEFHEAFGHHINK, encoded by the coding sequence atggctatggattggttcatcagcctcccagagggtcacatcacgtctttcgccCATCTCTCACGactattcagagagcagtatttagccaacagggccccaGCCCCAGTTTCGTACGACCTTTTCGACGTTAAGCAATACCAAGGGGAAACTCTGATGGAATACATAAGCCGCTTCGGAGCGCAGGTGGTAAAAGTGGGTACTACAGAtgagcccatgatcgtgtacgcatttagGAAGGGGGTGCGTCCTAGATCCTTTAGTAAATCGCTTAACCGTAGCCGCCCCAAAACCTTTGCTGAAGTAAGGCGTAGAGCGGTAGAACACATTGCCTCAAAGGGCGAGGCgtacgagaagtgcacgactGCTGCACCCGCACGGCCGAGGGCGCAGATACGCACGCAACCTGCTAGGGTTCACGAAGCTGCCACAAAGAGAAGGAACCCAGACAGGAAGCACACCTACGAGACAAGGAGGACCCAGCCTAGGGGTCGagcagaaggaaggagagagggaaataggccactaaggcacaactttgtggtggaactcaaagacctcatcgttgtgcccaacatagctgacaggttgaggccaccagtAAAGtctgacaaggtgttgggacctcacaaggaaacatggtgcgaattccacgaagcattcgggcaccatattaacaaATGA